The uncultured Desulfuromonas sp. genome has a segment encoding these proteins:
- a CDS encoding TIGR03087 family PEP-CTERM/XrtA system glycosyltransferase has translation MKKDVLVLAHRIPYPPDKGDKIRTYHMVQHLAKHYRVTLVCLIDDPDDCRHIPALEQMVHQFHYRVRTAKTMRLYAGVSLVTGRSFSQQCFYANDLQQTVDAYLETQDPAAILCFCSSMADYVFRSHHWPERFHRITLLDDLIDVDSEKWLQYAEKNNPLMRWLYRREGRLLRTFEQRIVHEFDRVFLVSEEEKSVLGEHIRVDKVEALSNGVDLDYFSLAGVDRQRFATAPCKLVFSGAMDYWPNVEGAVWFAEKIFPLVRQQIPEVSFCIAGRNPTPAVRALEKLSGVEVTGTVPDMRDHLATATICVVPLLIARGIQNKVLEAMAMERPVVATRGAATGTHAIDGEELIVADGEDRMADAIIALLGNESRRQEMGAKARAYVEREHSWASHLQRLSEIIEESA, from the coding sequence ATGAAAAAAGATGTTCTCGTCCTCGCGCATCGCATCCCTTATCCACCGGATAAGGGCGATAAGATCCGCACCTATCATATGGTGCAGCATCTGGCCAAACACTACCGGGTTACTCTGGTGTGTCTGATCGATGACCCGGACGACTGCCGACATATCCCCGCCCTGGAGCAGATGGTTCATCAGTTTCATTACCGGGTGCGGACAGCGAAAACCATGCGGCTGTATGCCGGTGTGTCCCTGGTGACCGGCCGCTCCTTCTCCCAGCAGTGTTTTTACGCCAACGATTTGCAGCAGACCGTTGACGCTTATCTTGAGACGCAAGACCCCGCTGCCATCCTGTGCTTTTGTTCCTCCATGGCCGACTATGTGTTCCGTTCTCATCACTGGCCGGAGCGTTTTCACCGAATCACCCTGCTCGACGATCTGATTGATGTCGATTCGGAAAAATGGTTGCAGTATGCCGAAAAAAACAATCCGTTGATGCGCTGGCTTTACCGACGTGAAGGCCGTCTTTTACGGACCTTTGAACAACGCATTGTCCATGAGTTTGACCGGGTGTTTCTGGTCAGCGAAGAGGAGAAGAGTGTTCTCGGTGAGCACATCCGTGTCGACAAGGTTGAGGCGCTGTCCAACGGCGTTGATCTCGATTATTTCTCTTTAGCCGGTGTCGACCGACAAAGGTTTGCCACGGCACCCTGCAAGCTGGTGTTTTCCGGAGCTATGGATTATTGGCCCAATGTCGAAGGAGCGGTGTGGTTTGCGGAGAAAATTTTTCCTCTGGTGCGGCAACAGATTCCCGAGGTGTCTTTCTGTATTGCCGGACGCAATCCAACACCGGCGGTGCGCGCGCTGGAAAAACTTTCCGGCGTCGAGGTGACCGGCACGGTGCCCGACATGCGCGATCACCTGGCCACGGCAACCATCTGTGTGGTGCCGCTGCTCATTGCCCGGGGCATTCAAAATAAAGTGCTCGAAGCCATGGCCATGGAGCGCCCCGTGGTGGCAACCCGTGGTGCGGCAACCGGAACCCACGCGATTGATGGCGAGGAATTGATTGTCGCCGACGGTGAGGACCGGATGGCTGACGCAATCATTGCTCTGCTCGGCAACGAATCTCGTCGTCAGGAGATGGGCGCTAAAGCCAGAGCCTATGTTGAGCGGGAACACAGCTGGGCCTCTCATTTGCAGCGGTTGAGTGAAATTATCGAAGAAAGTGCTTAG
- a CDS encoding FemAB family XrtA/PEP-CTERM system-associated protein, whose translation MVRIRRATSEDHQRWDDFVAGHGQGTPYQFWAWQQAVEKAYGYQHHYLIAEDDTEICGILPLIDFRLPWRGSRLISLPFCDAGGVLARESRVAEALIGEAEKSADCQLRAISAQRPHQVNQTNKVRMVLELPESATALLDAMKSKLRSQVKKPQRDGLTARLGGRELVDDFYSVFTENMRDLGSPVHSRRWIDAIVEAYGEDCRVGTIYTPQGEIAAAGIILLHPDLVVIPWASARRQFNTMNPNMLLYWTFLSYACDNGYPRFDFGRSTPEEGTYRFKKQWGASPQPLYWYDLRADQVEEPTFAHGGSSPLRHWVTSVWQKLPLSVANTLGPELRKYISL comes from the coding sequence ATGGTGCGGATACGACGAGCAACATCTGAAGATCATCAGCGCTGGGACGATTTTGTTGCCGGTCATGGCCAGGGTACGCCCTATCAATTCTGGGCCTGGCAGCAGGCCGTCGAAAAAGCATACGGTTATCAGCACCACTATCTGATCGCGGAGGATGACACAGAAATTTGCGGCATCCTGCCACTGATCGATTTTCGTCTGCCATGGCGAGGTTCCCGCCTGATCTCCCTGCCGTTTTGCGATGCCGGCGGTGTGCTCGCTCGGGAATCCAGGGTGGCCGAGGCATTGATTGGCGAGGCGGAAAAGAGCGCCGATTGCCAATTACGAGCGATTTCAGCACAACGGCCTCATCAGGTGAACCAGACCAACAAGGTGCGTATGGTGCTTGAGTTGCCCGAAAGCGCGACCGCTTTGCTGGACGCCATGAAGTCAAAACTGAGAAGTCAGGTCAAGAAGCCGCAACGTGACGGCCTGACCGCGCGTCTCGGCGGACGGGAGCTGGTCGACGATTTTTATTCGGTCTTTACCGAGAATATGCGCGATCTTGGTTCACCGGTGCACAGCCGTCGCTGGATTGACGCTATTGTGGAGGCCTACGGCGAAGACTGTCGGGTGGGCACGATCTACACGCCTCAGGGAGAGATCGCCGCGGCCGGAATCATTCTGCTTCATCCTGACCTGGTGGTCATTCCTTGGGCGTCGGCGCGGCGGCAGTTCAACACGATGAATCCCAACATGTTGTTGTACTGGACGTTTCTTTCTTATGCCTGTGATAACGGTTATCCCCGTTTTGACTTTGGCCGCTCAACACCCGAGGAGGGAACCTACCGGTTTAAAAAACAGTGGGGAGCAAGCCCGCAACCGCTGTACTGGTATGACCTCCGCGCCGATCAGGTTGAGGAACCAACATTTGCTCACGGCGGTTCATCCCCCCTGCGTCATTGGGTGACCAGCGTGTGGCAGAAGTTGCCGTTATCCGTGGCCAATACTCTGGGACCCGAACTGAGAAAGTACATTTCGCTATGA
- a CDS encoding XrtA system polysaccharide deacetylase, whose amino-acid sequence MKNQQTNLLSIDVEDYFHVSAFEKVSPPASWEEREWRFEANTDRVLGLLEERGVHATFFVLSWVAERCPALIQRLVAAGHELASHGHGHRRISTLSRDEFRADIRHAKDQLEQASGTNVLGYRAPSYSISHQTPWAFDELIEAGYRYDSSIFPMRHDFYGMADWPRFAGFAVKDEQGAWRAGEPTAGQASLRELPISTLRFAGRNLPIAGGGYFRLLPYRVTRWGLRRINHLEGQPFVFYLHPWEFDPHQPRMQGAGWKSNFRHYLNLDKTQPRFKKLLEDFHFSTILDGLGLAEA is encoded by the coding sequence ATGAAGAATCAGCAGACAAATCTGCTCAGCATCGACGTGGAAGATTATTTCCATGTATCGGCGTTTGAAAAAGTATCGCCACCGGCCAGCTGGGAAGAACGCGAATGGCGTTTTGAAGCCAATACGGACCGGGTGCTGGGTTTGCTGGAGGAGCGGGGAGTTCATGCGACGTTCTTCGTTTTAAGCTGGGTGGCTGAGCGGTGTCCCGCTCTGATTCAGCGCCTGGTCGCCGCCGGCCATGAGCTGGCCAGTCACGGGCACGGTCATCGCCGCATCAGCACCCTGTCTCGTGATGAATTTCGTGCTGACATCCGCCACGCCAAAGATCAACTCGAACAGGCATCGGGAACAAACGTTTTAGGCTATCGGGCTCCCAGTTATTCCATCTCCCACCAGACGCCCTGGGCCTTTGATGAACTCATTGAGGCCGGCTACCGTTACGATTCAAGCATTTTCCCCATGCGTCATGATTTTTACGGCATGGCCGACTGGCCCCGTTTTGCCGGATTTGCCGTTAAGGATGAACAGGGCGCATGGCGGGCCGGAGAGCCGACAGCCGGGCAAGCCTCTCTGCGGGAGCTGCCCATTTCAACTTTGCGTTTTGCCGGTAGAAATCTGCCCATTGCCGGAGGGGGCTATTTTCGTCTTTTGCCCTACCGCGTGACACGCTGGGGGTTGCGACGCATCAATCATCTGGAGGGACAGCCCTTTGTATTTTATCTGCACCCCTGGGAGTTTGATCCGCACCAGCCCCGCATGCAAGGGGCCGGATGGAAGAGCAACTTCAGACATTATCTGAACCTCGATAAGACGCAGCCGCGTTTTAAAAAGCTGCTGGAGGATTTCCACTTTTCCACCATCCTCGATGGTTTGGGGCTGGCAGAGGCGTGA
- a CDS encoding XrtA/PEP-CTERM system-associated ATPase, which translates to MYEAYFGLTTKPFELVPNPQFLFLSHSHRKAINYLTYGLQERAGFILLAGEVGSGKTTIIRNLINDLDEDIALSRVFNTRADARQVLAMINEDFGLAVESKDKVSLLSELYDYLVELHAGGKRAVIIIDEAQNLSVEVLEEIRLLSNLEADTVKLLQIVLVGQPELLSMITQPELRQLRQRIGIHCHLEPLTRDETEAYVYHRLETAGNREAVIWHEGAFDLLFQYSGGVPRLINLFCDFALLCAFAEESRDLTLDLLHDVIGDITWDQQESTLATAQLKELKIRTGNVASSEQKLTTLESLWGEDGIMMRRFEAREERLQQIQLESLRRMEVLLERISDRLGALLVVGKGGRRR; encoded by the coding sequence ATGTATGAAGCTTATTTTGGTTTAACCACCAAGCCGTTTGAGCTGGTTCCCAATCCACAGTTTCTGTTTTTGAGCCATTCGCACCGCAAGGCCATCAACTATCTGACTTATGGGTTGCAGGAGCGCGCCGGATTTATTTTGCTGGCTGGAGAGGTTGGCTCAGGAAAAACCACTATTATTCGTAATCTGATCAACGATTTAGACGAAGATATCGCGCTGTCGCGAGTGTTCAATACCCGGGCCGATGCCAGGCAGGTGCTGGCTATGATTAATGAGGACTTTGGCCTGGCCGTTGAGAGCAAGGACAAAGTGAGCCTGCTGAGTGAGCTGTATGACTATCTGGTCGAACTTCATGCCGGTGGGAAACGCGCTGTCATTATTATAGATGAAGCGCAGAACCTGTCCGTCGAGGTGCTTGAGGAGATTCGTTTGCTGTCCAACCTTGAGGCCGATACCGTCAAGTTGTTGCAGATTGTGCTGGTTGGCCAACCGGAATTGCTCAGCATGATTACCCAGCCCGAATTGCGTCAGTTGCGCCAGCGCATCGGCATTCATTGTCACCTTGAACCGCTAACCCGCGATGAGACCGAAGCCTATGTGTATCATCGTCTCGAAACCGCCGGCAATCGTGAGGCCGTGATCTGGCATGAGGGCGCTTTTGACCTGTTATTTCAGTACAGTGGCGGTGTGCCGCGTCTGATCAATCTGTTTTGTGACTTTGCCCTGTTGTGTGCCTTTGCTGAAGAGAGTCGGGACTTGACGTTGGATTTACTCCATGACGTGATTGGTGACATCACTTGGGATCAGCAGGAAAGCACCTTGGCAACGGCTCAGCTCAAGGAACTCAAAATCCGTACCGGCAACGTTGCTTCCTCTGAACAAAAGCTGACGACCCTTGAATCTTTATGGGGAGAAGACGGCATTATGATGCGTCGTTTTGAAGCACGTGAAGAACGTCTGCAGCAGATTCAGCTGGAGAGTTTGCGTCGCATGGAAGTGCTGTTGGAGCGGATTTCCGACCGGCTTGGCGCTTTGCTGGTGGTCGGGAAAGGGGGGCGGAGACGATGA
- a CDS encoding TIGR03016 family PEP-CTERM system-associated outer membrane protein encodes MTPTFFLREEYNDNIDLERDGESDFITLIRAGYDVDWETRLFELNLTLGLEYEKYLDNSDEDDLRPSQGTHLESTFHLYRDMVFLRISDTYERVAIDEGDEGGIDNNLTNLTDSNRLEINPYALFDLSRTMQLRLDYQYENQWYDEEEGDDADYHRYSATLTKALTAHISSSVTGGFTQYRPKDATESLNDDTGEEEYDRRDISLGLQWQPIEQIVFAGNIGRAWLDYEFSDDYDTNLLGLSMDYQLSRTLSLALAYQEDISGSVEDGAQDRQEYTFALGYSDRITAQLDLFSRTDDYVEQNRQDDAVGGSLSAEVPFSDKFGMNTLISFSDFDETSPDDSEQYQRYGFRCGFYRELRLGRITLGYTYNRNDSDQRDEDYTNNIIYAQLALRW; translated from the coding sequence GCGGGAAGAATATAACGATAATATTGATCTTGAGCGCGATGGAGAAAGTGATTTTATCACGTTGATTCGTGCGGGGTATGACGTGGATTGGGAGACACGTCTGTTTGAATTGAACCTTACTCTCGGCTTGGAATACGAAAAATATCTTGATAACAGCGATGAGGATGATTTGCGGCCCAGCCAGGGGACCCACCTTGAATCGACATTTCATCTTTACCGGGATATGGTCTTCCTTCGCATCAGCGATACCTATGAACGTGTGGCCATTGATGAAGGGGATGAAGGCGGTATCGACAACAATCTGACCAATCTGACCGACAGCAATCGTCTGGAAATTAATCCTTACGCGTTGTTTGATCTTTCCCGCACTATGCAGCTGCGTCTTGACTATCAGTACGAAAACCAGTGGTACGACGAAGAGGAAGGCGATGACGCCGACTATCACCGTTACAGTGCCACCCTGACCAAAGCACTGACTGCGCATATCAGCTCTTCTGTCACTGGCGGATTTACCCAGTATCGCCCGAAAGACGCCACGGAATCACTGAATGACGATACCGGCGAAGAAGAATATGACCGTCGCGATATCAGCCTGGGCCTGCAATGGCAGCCGATAGAGCAGATTGTTTTTGCCGGCAATATTGGACGCGCGTGGCTCGATTACGAATTCAGCGACGATTATGACACCAACCTCTTGGGTTTGAGCATGGATTATCAGCTTTCCAGAACGTTGTCATTGGCCCTCGCTTATCAGGAAGATATCAGCGGCAGTGTCGAAGATGGGGCTCAAGACCGTCAGGAGTATACCTTTGCTCTGGGATACAGCGATCGCATCACCGCTCAGCTCGATCTTTTTAGCCGTACGGATGATTATGTCGAACAAAATCGGCAGGATGATGCAGTCGGCGGCAGCCTGAGCGCCGAAGTGCCCTTCAGCGACAAATTCGGCATGAATACATTGATCAGCTTTAGCGATTTTGACGAGACATCCCCGGACGATTCAGAACAATATCAACGCTACGGCTTCCGTTGTGGCTTCTATCGTGAATTACGTCTGGGGCGGATTACTTTGGGCTATACCTACAACCGCAACGATTCCGATCAGCGCGACGAGGACTACACCAACAACATCATCTATGCGCAGCTGGCGTTACGCTGGTAA